GAAGCCCTAACTACCTGGCAACAAGCAGCTAAGGTTTATGCACAAGTAGGCGACACCTTAGGGGTAACTCGTAGCCGTGTTAACCAAGCCCAAGCCCTTCAAGCTTTGGGGCTTTACCGTCTGGCCCAGCAGACGTTAACCGAAACTACTCAGCTTCTGGAAAACCAACCCGATTCCCTTCTCAAGGTTACAGGGCTGCGGAGCCTCGGCAACGTCCTTCGAGTTGTTGGCGATTTAGGGCAATCCCGGCAAATCTTACAGCAGAGTAAAGAAGTGGCTACGCGAGTGCAATCTCCTCAAGCTATCAGCGATGCCCTGCTCAGTCTAGGCAACACAGCCCGCGCCCAACAAGATACCCAAGCCGCTTTAGAGTTTTACCAGCAGGCTGCCCTCACATCCGTCTCACCCGCTACGCTCATCCAGTCTCAGATGAATCAGCTGAGCCTATTGTTGGAAAACGAGCAATTGAGCGCTGCCTATACATTGTTGCCCCAAATCCAGTCTCAAATTAGCAATCTACCCGCTAGTCGAATGGCGGTTTACGCCCGGATTAACTTTGCCCAAAGCCTGATGAAGCTAGGGACTGGGGGGCTGCTGGATTCCGGGAGCAACAGACAACGAACAACGGACATCGCTCAGCTGCTAGCTACAGCTGTCCAGCAGAGCAAAAACCTCAAAGACCAGCGAGCAGAATCTTACGCCTTGGGCACTCTTGGCGGGCTGTACGAACAAACAAAGCAGTTATCTAATGCCTTTGACCTCACCCAGCAAGCCCGGCTTCTAGCCCAAAGTATTGATGCTCCGGATATTGCCTATCAATGGCAATGGCAGTTAGGACGTTTACTCAAGGCTCAGGGAAATATTCAACAAGCGATCGCAGCTTACACGGAAGCATTCAACACTCTCAAGTTTCTCCGCGGCGACTTGGTCGCTATCAACCCAGAGGTTCAGTTTTCCTTTCGGGAAAGTGTGGAACCCGTCTATCGACAGCTTGTTGATTTGCTCTTGCAACCTGTAGGAACTTCCGAACCCAGTCAGGATAATTTTATAAAAGCCCGTGAAGTTATTGAAGCTCTCCAGTTGGCAGAGCTTGACAATTTCTTGCGAGAAGCCTGCTTACAAGCAACAGTGGAGATTGACAAAGTAGTTGACCAAGAGAATTCAACAGCAATCATCTATCCAATTATTTTGCCAGACCGACTAGAGGTTATCCTCAAAGTATCTCAGCAAAAAGACCTGTACCACTACTCCACTCCTGTAGCCGAAAGCCAAGCGGAAAGCATTTTAAAGGATCTACGGCAACAACTAACAGAACCTGATGCAACTGAAGAAGTTAAAACCTTGTCGCAACAGGTATATAACTGGTTGCTCGAACCTGCTATGACAAATTTAGCCCAAAGTAATGTCAAAAAGTTAGTGTTTGTACTAGATGGTTCCTTGCGGAATATTCCAATGGCGGCTCTCTACGACGGTAAACAGTATCTTGCGGAAAACTACAGCGTCGCCCTAACCCCTGGTTTGCAGATGATAGACCCTAAACCCTTGAAGCAGCGACAATTAAAGGCAATAGTCGCCGGAGTGAGCGAACCACGTTCGGGATTTTCTGCACTACCCAACGTGAAGCGCGAATTAGAGGAAATTCAGTCTGAACTATCCAGTAAGGTACTTCTTAATCAGGAGTTTACCAGCACGGCTCTGCAAGATCGGGTTAACTCGCTGCCTTTCCCTGTGGTTCATCTTGCAACTCACGGCCAGTTCAGCTCTCAGGCTTCAAAGACATTTATTGTCGCTTGGGATAAGCGCATCTATGTCAACGAGTTGAATAACTTACTGCGAACTAGAGACCAAAGCCAGCCCAACAACGCTATTGAACTACTCGTTCTTAGTGCCTGTCAAACAGCTGCTGGGGACAAGCGGGCAGCTTTAGGAATCGCTGGAGTAGCGGTGCGGGCGGGAGCGCGTAGTACCCTAGCTTCTCTGTGGAACGTGGATGATGAGTCTACCGCTCTCCTGATGAGCCAGTTTTACCGAGAGTTAACTGATAATCAAGCACTACCTAAAGCTGAAGCACTGCGTCGCGCTCAGCTGGCTCTTTTAAAGAATCCTCAATTCCAACGTCCGATGTTTTGGGCACCCTACATTTTATTAGGTAATTGGCTTTAAGAATTAAAAAATGAAGATATATCTTCATTTTTTAATTCTTAATTGTTAGTAGGGGTGCAGCATTCTACTATTGGCTCTTTTGCAATATTATCCAAGCCAACGCTTTGCAACAGGGCAGCCCAATCAAGAGCTTTCGGATCGCTACGGCGAAGCTGGGAGGCAACAGTCAACGCCTCGTACCAAAAACCGTTGGTGGCATAAAGGGCTACGCGATCGCGTGGTGTCGCTTTCTCTAACTGACTCTCCAGGGCAGGGTTCAGTGAGTTTCTTTGAATCCACCCCTCAACAAAAACAGGTGGTTGTTCTTGTTGTGGCTTACAGTAAATCTTGAAATACCAACGATACCGCTCACCAACCTTTAACGAGGGAGCTGTGGATGGAAGGGGGAGGCTAACAACCCCCGGCGTCTTAGGTAGCGTGATATCGGTCTGGTAGGCTAACTTACCATCTTTATCCCGCAGCGTAAATGTTCCACTAAATGGGGGCTGATAAGGCACATAAAACCAGAAAGTGGGATGCTCGGCGGTCGTCGCTCCCCAGACCAATTCCGCATTCAGAGGCTGATAATCCGGGTAAACCGGAACCAAGGCAGTAAGCTTTTTCTCAGACATAGAGGGCTGTCCGTTCATCTCCTCACAGACACGGCGGGTTCCTGCTTCAGAGCGACGACCAGGTTCCCCGATGTCAGCGGGTGGAGGCGGTGCGGCA
The nucleotide sequence above comes from Funiculus sociatus GB2-C1. Encoded proteins:
- a CDS encoding DUF928 domain-containing protein, whose translation is MKLPVQTIKLTFAISWALLACTRLQAQPVDPVLLVQRPDLNPSGQSNEALIFAAPPPPADIGEPGRRSEAGTRRVCEEMNGQPSMSEKKLTALVPVYPDYQPLNAELVWGATTAEHPTFWFYVPYQPPFSGTFTLRDKDGKLAYQTDITLPKTPGVVSLPLPSTAPSLKVGERYRWYFKIYCKPQQEQPPVFVEGWIQRNSLNPALESQLEKATPRDRVALYATNGFWYEALTVASQLRRSDPKALDWAALLQSVGLDNIAKEPIVECCTPTNN
- a CDS encoding CHAT domain-containing protein, whose protein sequence is MTRKRSVFFRRVRRLLKYVQARTYRLLTLPLLLAMFLGTAILPPAFAYMVAENTIVQSRPDAQEIDRQARKLYEAERFSESASLWEQAATDFKASGDGLQAAMSLSNLSLAYQQLGQWTEASQAIAQSLNLLQTGQNLGTSKERSLLLAQALDVQGRLQLALSKSQEALTTWQQAAKVYAQVGDTLGVTRSRVNQAQALQALGLYRLAQQTLTETTQLLENQPDSLLKVTGLRSLGNVLRVVGDLGQSRQILQQSKEVATRVQSPQAISDALLSLGNTARAQQDTQAALEFYQQAALTSVSPATLIQSQMNQLSLLLENEQLSAAYTLLPQIQSQISNLPASRMAVYARINFAQSLMKLGTGGLLDSGSNRQRTTDIAQLLATAVQQSKNLKDQRAESYALGTLGGLYEQTKQLSNAFDLTQQARLLAQSIDAPDIAYQWQWQLGRLLKAQGNIQQAIAAYTEAFNTLKFLRGDLVAINPEVQFSFRESVEPVYRQLVDLLLQPVGTSEPSQDNFIKAREVIEALQLAELDNFLREACLQATVEIDKVVDQENSTAIIYPIILPDRLEVILKVSQQKDLYHYSTPVAESQAESILKDLRQQLTEPDATEEVKTLSQQVYNWLLEPAMTNLAQSNVKKLVFVLDGSLRNIPMAALYDGKQYLAENYSVALTPGLQMIDPKPLKQRQLKAIVAGVSEPRSGFSALPNVKRELEEIQSELSSKVLLNQEFTSTALQDRVNSLPFPVVHLATHGQFSSQASKTFIVAWDKRIYVNELNNLLRTRDQSQPNNAIELLVLSACQTAAGDKRAALGIAGVAVRAGARSTLASLWNVDDESTALLMSQFYRELTDNQALPKAEALRRAQLALLKNPQFQRPMFWAPYILLGNWL